The region AGCTGAAAATGGACAAACTTACAGCTTTGAATTGGCAGAAAGCTTTGCGAAGCAGCAAGCCGGCGGAAGTAAAGTAATGTACAGTAATCCAATTGCAGTAGAAAAGAATGGGGGTTGGCGCTATACCTATGGCAATATGTTCTACTTGGACTTGCTTCAGCCTTACCTGAGTGAATCATCAGAGGTCCCCGCTTTTGGAGATGAAATTTTTCAAGCAGTCATGGAAGAAGCTTTAAAATACGAAGGTTTCCCCTATGTTTTTGGAGGGGATAATCCGAATACTTCCTTTGATTGCAGCGGCTTAACTCGGTGGGTGTATCAAAAAGCAGGAATTAATCTTCCCCGGACCGCACAAGAACAATATGACGCAACAAAATCTGTTCCTTTATCTGAAGCAGAACCCGGGGATCTGGTTTTCTTCCATTCCACTTATAATACGGCTAATTATGTAACGCACGTCGGCATCTATGTGGGAGATAACCAGATGTATCAAGCAGGTGACCCAATTGGATATGCAGATTTAACTTCTTCCTACTGGCAGAACCATTTAATTGGCGCTGGACGAATCAAAAATTAGTGGAGGGAATGAGTAGATGAAACTTCCTTTTAGCAAGAAAGAAAAACAACCAAAGTTAAAGCAAAGAAAAAAAGTAAAAATAAAAACGGTTGGCAAGCGAAAAAAATCAGTTGTTCTCTTATGGATACTGCTTTTAAGCAGTATTGCCTTCGGAATCTATAAAAACTTTACAGCGATTGATCAACATACTATTCATGAAAGAGAAGTCGTTCAAGCCAATATCATAGATACAACTGCTATTGAGAGTTTTACGGAAAACTTTGTGAAAGAATATTACTCTTGGGAAAATGAATCAGAAGCGTTAGAAGAACGAACAGAAAAGCTTGCTGATTACTTGACAGAAGAATTGCAGGCTATAAATATTGATATGATTCGGGAAGATATTCCGACAAGTTCCAGTGTCCAAAACATCAATATTTGGTCGGTATCAGAAGAAACTGAAAATAATTATTCAGTAGTCTACTCGGTGCAACAAAAAATTACAGAAGAAAAGGACAGCTCTTTCACAAACGCAACCTATCGTATTGTGCTTCATCAAGATGAACAAGAAAATCTGGTTATTACCCAAAATCCAACCATGTGGTCCCAGCCCAACAAATCTAATTTTGTACCGGAGCAAGCAGAAAACAATGGAACAGTGGAATCGGCTACTGAACAGGAAGTCACAGCGTTTTTAGAAGCTTTCTTTACTTCTTATCCAACCGCAACGGATCAAGAACTTGCTTATTATGTAAAAGACAATATTTTACCACCCATTGAAAAGAAATATATATTTTCTGAACTTGTTAATTCTGTGTATCAAGAATTGGACGGTCAAATTAAGGTATGGGTAACAGTAAGTTATTTAGATGAGACTACAAAAGCAAAACAGCTTTCACAATATGAGTTCATAATAGAAAAAGATACAAACTGGATGATTGTTGAATAAGAAGAATAAGTGGATATGTGCAAATAAAAAGTAAAAATCATCCTCGCTTGTTTTAAGGTTAAAAAACAGTGGGGATGATGCTATTTAAACAAGTCAAGTATAAGAAATTTTCCCTTTATAAAAAGATATAAAACTCTTACTTTTGTTGAGCAAACATTTTATCTACTTCTTTTATTGTACAAACTCGGATTGTTTCTTAGATTTTATAAAAACAGATACACTTATATTTTAATTTATTAAATCCTATTTTGATAATTTTTCGTATATTAGATATCTTTTCCATATTATTTAATGATAATATAGTAATAGGTAAAATTGCTAAAAATTAATCATTTGGTAGGTGAAATATATGAGTGAACACTCAGCAGAGGCTTCGCTTCTGGGATATTATTTTCAAGGCATGTATGCCTTAGTAAAATTACTAGATGCAAATGATAACGATAAGGTGAGTATAGAGACTGGTGATGATGTATATATTGAAGGAAATATAAAAAAATTATACCAACTAAAGCATAGTCTTAATAGCAAGGGAAAAATAAATGAAAAAAATGATGGTTTATGGAAGACTATTAGAATTTGGGCAGATATGTTAAGAAAAGAAGAAGTAGATGAAGCGACATACTTTATATTTGTAACCACATCTCAAATAGATGATGAATGTTCACTAACTAATCTATCTAATAATGATTCTGATAGAAATTTAGTAGTTGAAAGTCTTCTAGTAGAAGCTAATCGAGTTGCTGAAGCAAGAAAATTAGCAGCAAGTAAAGAAGAAACTTTACCATTTAAAACAAGGTGGCCTGGTTGTGAAGCGTATTTATCTTTAAATGCGGAACAAAGAACAAACCTTATTAGTAAAATTTCTGTACAACCTGACAATTATAATATAAAAGATATACCTAATGAAGTAGCGGAAAGGATTCAAAATACTGTTCCGGTAAATATAAGATTGAAATTAGTTGAACGGTTAATTGAGTGGTGGGATAGAAGAGTGGTTTTAGGTTTATTAAATGAGTTGTCAAGGGATATTAGTAAATATGAATTGATACGACAAATAGTAACATTAATCAATGAATTATCTGATGAAAATTTAACAGATGATTTTGGGGATTTAGCTGAAGAAGCGGATGTATCAGGAGAACTTGGAGGAAATATGGAAATCCAAATTGATTTAGTAAAAG is a window of Lentibacillus daqui DNA encoding:
- a CDS encoding bifunctional lytic transglycosylase/C40 family peptidase → MIFLRLKIILIMSGIGFLAFLGLLSFVAIFISDEAGDFDAPMDLGLSGDFQHVSLSEDVLAHQQTVEKYANEYNIGEYVPILLAIIAVESGGTVEDVMQSSESLGLSPNSLDTEASIEQGTKYLAELLQAAESKEVDQEAAIQAYNYGGGFIDYVAENGQTYSFELAESFAKQQAGGSKVMYSNPIAVEKNGGWRYTYGNMFYLDLLQPYLSESSEVPAFGDEIFQAVMEEALKYEGFPYVFGGDNPNTSFDCSGLTRWVYQKAGINLPRTAQEQYDATKSVPLSEAEPGDLVFFHSTYNTANYVTHVGIYVGDNQMYQAGDPIGYADLTSSYWQNHLIGAGRIKN
- a CDS encoding conjugal transfer protein, with translation MKLPFSKKEKQPKLKQRKKVKIKTVGKRKKSVVLLWILLLSSIAFGIYKNFTAIDQHTIHEREVVQANIIDTTAIESFTENFVKEYYSWENESEALEERTEKLADYLTEELQAINIDMIREDIPTSSSVQNINIWSVSEETENNYSVVYSVQQKITEEKDSSFTNATYRIVLHQDEQENLVITQNPTMWSQPNKSNFVPEQAENNGTVESATEQEVTAFLEAFFTSYPTATDQELAYYVKDNILPPIEKKYIFSELVNSVYQELDGQIKVWVTVSYLDETTKAKQLSQYEFIIEKDTNWMIVE
- a CDS encoding ABC-three component system protein, whose amino-acid sequence is MSEHSAEASLLGYYFQGMYALVKLLDANDNDKVSIETGDDVYIEGNIKKLYQLKHSLNSKGKINEKNDGLWKTIRIWADMLRKEEVDEATYFIFVTTSQIDDECSLTNLSNNDSDRNLVVESLLVEANRVAEARKLAASKEETLPFKTRWPGCEAYLSLNAEQRTNLISKISVQPDNYNIKDIPNEVAERIQNTVPVNIRLKLVERLIEWWDRRVVLGLLNELSRDISKYELIRQIVTLINELSDENLTDDFGDLAEEADVSGELGGNMEIQIDLVKGGEPRKRRAATTRWQARNQREKWLKDDLINGIELKKLDKRLVTVWDDYFQTMKFDLKGEEEGVLSENGRSLLDWSHREAHKEITPIRKEWSQAYLVQGSYQQLAEDLKVGWHPEFTERIKKTSTNKEEEK